The genomic stretch TCTGCAAATGAGCATGTGTTTATTATCTCTATAGGCTTCCCGCCTTGAACCATTCCACTGGGGCGAGAGAGGCCAAGTTTTGCTGGTCTCGATTGCCTGCTTACATTATGCCGGTTCCTCATTGGCCGTGATGAAGGCAATTCGGGTTGGCTACCATGTATAACACAAGTTTTGACAGGATATTTCTCAGTTTTTGTGTCTTGTTTTTCGTTTAATCGGAGCAATGTCTCTGTGGCGCCTCCTGATTGACGCATGGCGGCTGagctgaaagaagaggaaagaagagctaTACGTTCTTTTGCTGGATTATCTCGAAAATGTTGCGATACTACTACCGGATGTCATTCACTGCCGTAGGTACTACCAGGCAGGTAGGTCTAAGCCTTCTCAGTCAAAGCAACTTGCTAGGGAGTCCTGACTGAGATGACTTGGTTTCAATGGCCATTCCGTAGGGCTACAATGCCGCGCGGGCTAGGGCTAGGGAATAAGCTCCAGCTGGTAGATTGTTAGTCGTCGTGCTAGCCTCCCAAGGTTTTGGATTCCCCAGAGTCGTAGCATGTGGCGTGCCGCCCAAGGTTCGAATAGCCTCGACTTGACAGCACAGTGCATAGGAGCATGGGAGCGGGGGCCAGCATTTGCAGGACGCCACCTAATCACCGCATGACGAGGATTCAAACTGCAGTCGACAACAAAACTGTCATCGCCGCGTGGGCATTGCTCAGGCAAACATGCCTTGGCCCAGCGGGCTTATGCGAATCGCACGCCGCCAGTGCTCTTCCCGCCGAGTCCCTAGTCCCTCTTCAGCTTTGGAGCTCGGCTGGCGGGCGGGCGTTGGAGGAGGTGTAGCAGACGTGTAATTTCGAATTGGCATCTCGACAGCGTACCGTAGAGTTGAGCAATGGTGCTGGTATGCATGTATCAGCGCCAATTGAGCGGGCGCTCTTCATTGATTGGAGCCGTTGGGGGTCATCCATGCTATAGCTGCGGGACTGGAGCTTTCGTAGCACCCGGATCTTTTGGAGCAATCGTAAAAGCAATACTACTACAGTAGTAGCTGCTGCAAGAGTCGCTCAACCGCTGCAGAAAGGGCGTCGCGTGATACTTGTCTCAGCTGCTCGCACCTCGTACCTTGGCCTCTGCAGCTCCCACTGGCTCGTGGCTGGTCCATGGAATGGCTGGGACGGGCTGCGCTTGGGAGGGGCGCCAAGCAGGTGAAGCGAGTCGAAGGTGCCCGCCGCTATGCTTGGCCGGTAAAAGCTTGGTAGAGGTCGAGCGGTACTTGGTAGCAGCAAGGCTAGCATCGAAGACTCGACGCCGTCTGTCTCCAATCTCGATGCGAGAAACTGTGCCGCCCCAGGtgggaggcagaggcagttGGAGCAGGCCAGGTGACTTGCGACTTGACTTGAGGCGGGGTTCTGGAACCAGACGATTTGCGGGGTGGCGATCTCTGCTATTCTGTGCCAAAAGCCGGGGTTCCAGTAGGactgcagctcctcctcttcctcgtctgcgATGCATGCGTCACGACACCCTCGCTGCTAACTGCCACTAGCGCTCTGTCCATTTCTTCGTGTGAGAGCTTGTTTTGGGGCCGTCCGTCCTTGGAGCCTTATTCCGCAATGGGCAGTGACCAATCCCAGCGATTGAAACTCGATGCCTCGCCGCTGAGGCTGGGAAACGGAACATTGACGAGACTCTATATCTTAGGCATGGAGCTTAAGCTTGGCTTGATTGAcggtggctgctgagctaAGGTGGCGAAGGCTTATTAGACTCAAAGATGGTGCTTTGTCTCCCTCAGCCAAGGGTAGCCGCAGCGACCAAGTCCTGGCGGTGGCCCGTCAATTGTCGATGGATCGTATTTGATTCTCTCaactgcttcatcttctgttTGCTTTAGGTTTTTGGGGCACAATTTCCAGCCGCACCTCCAAAGTTTCCCCGCCCCTCCAGTGGGAAGATCCAGGCCAAGAATGCCAGGATCAGGTTAGTTCTGCTAGCTTTGTAGACGCCTTTAGTGGCCTGCTAGAGCTGCCAGGATCCTCCCAAGCAACGCAGGCACGGCAAGACGCGAATGTACCCGCTGGTACTCTGCTACAGTACTACTAATAGTAGTAGTTTCGCTAATGCAGGTCACTGGAAGGGGCCGGACAGTCGTCAGATTGGCCCTGTTGTACGGCGGTAGTATGCATTGTATAAGCTGTATATCGATATGTAAGGAAGAGAGGTGGAATTTGTGGATGAAAATGTGTATAGGAGTAGGTATTTGTCATGACAAAAATGAGCGGCATGTTATTGGTAAGTCGAAACTGCCATTGTATAAGCTGAATAAAGAGATTGGCcaggtacctaggtatcaTCAGCAACATATCGAGACAGCATGGCTGCCGGCAGGGCAGCATAGAGAGACCCTCCATGGCCTGCGTGTGCCAGACTCTGGCCAAGCGAAGGATGACACCGAGCAAAGAGACGGCTATCTGGCTTGAGGGCGAAAAGAGTCCATACAATAGCGACTGATCTTTATACGTCGTTGTGAGTCAATGGCACTTTTACTTCTGCCACGGCGTTGAAGAATTGAGTCGACATGAACAGGCTAGGGCCATGACAGATCTGGATGGACGGATATCGCTGGCTGGGAGTACCGCAGCCCTAATCCGAGCTACACAAAGGTACATGTGCAGGTACTTTGCCGTACATGAAGTCTTGCCTGCATCCACCATTGAATGCAGCAACATCGCAGCCTTTGCAGAGTCCACCGCAGTTACAGGTACGAGGCGCCCCTCAGCCAAAAGGGGGCCGGCAGGGTCTTCATAAGACGCAGCAAATTACTGCAACCTTGGTACGGAGTCTTGTCTGCTCCGTACCTTGTCTTGGCTCTGCGCCTGCTCGTAACAGCCAGTGCGTTCCTGGGGCTGAGGTGGTAGCAAAGCAGAACAACCGCTAAAATAACCCTCGAGACGACAGTGGTATTGCCCTAAATAGGCTATAGCGGCAGCTTCAGGTCACCTAAATGTGACTGCTCGCCTCCATCAGCAGTCGGGGGTGCCGGCCGGCATCGACGATGCGAGCCAGGATCGAGCGTTTTTCTAGGGCAGCGCGGAAAGAAAATCTCTGCAAAGCATTGTACctgctacctacctacctggGTAAGAGGTATTGGTTGCAGTTATTATTGACCATGCAGCGTTGAATATCAAGCCGTCCATCGTAAAAATACTGCAATGAGCTTTGGGACGAGGATGCTCTGTGGTTAGATGTCGATCATTACGgagcgagaagctggtcCCGTGCTCATGGCGAATCAACTTACACCCAGCCCAGACGCAAGCCATGCAGCATGGCGCTATTAGTAACCGCTGTCTAAGACGAGAGCAAGGGGTGGGATTGCTGGATGCCCTGTCGATATTATCGGGGAGTGCAAAGTACTACTGCCAAGTACAGGTAGTGATGGCAAGCAGCCTTCAGAACGAAACAAGGCGAGCATCTGTTTGTTTCTTCTAGTTTTCTGGTTAGCAAAGTAGAATGGCAAACAATAGAAATTGAGACGAATgcatcccccccttttctccctGTGGCGAGGTGCTGGATTACGTATATTATTGAGAATTCGAGATTATAAGCAGCGATCATCCGAAGGCCCATATAATTGAGCCTCCAAAGCGCGAGATCTTTAATTTCCGCTTGTAATAAATGAGCAAGTACTACCAGTATTACCTATACCTGCAGCATGGCCTTTACAGGAGGAAAGGACGCAGCACTGTCCGGCATTTAGATATTCCAGCTCGGAACCCAAAccaggagagaaagaaaagaaaatggaaaaaacAATCTCTTGTTTCACTCTTCTGTTTGACAGGCCTGATGCCGACTTTgctctcatctcatcacaTCACACCACATGCACGACATCCCGCACGCCCGTCTCCTCACTGTGAGATGCAAACTAAtgcctcctctttttttccagtccatggcgccgcagcctctGTTGCAGCCCCGGTTCCACGGCCACCTCGGGCCGCCACCTGGCCCAGCCCACCTGGAGTTTGCTCTGGGTCCCATGGTCATCTCGAGGACTTCATGGATAGCTGCGGGAAATCCTGGCGGGCACTCGAAGCTCGGAGGACACTGGCTGGTCTGGACGGTGGTCGACTCTCGATGCCAGCAAATAAAGCACCATGTCCCTGATTGGCTCTCTAGCCGTATCGCTAGCCGTACTTTGCCTTCAGCCATCAATGCTGCCAGATGCTCGCCTTGGCTTGGATGGGCTTCCATCCCTGATCTCGTCTGCCGACACCACCTCCACCATCATCCGACGAGCTGCTTGCGCGCCCGTGCTctgtttctgcttctgctgctcatGCAAGGCGAGTGCCAGATGGATGAGCCAACCCATGGAGAATCCAcctcccatccatccacatCGACCCTTGTTAGCCtgcttggctttgctatCCGTGTTAGCGCCATGAATCAATCCTCTTCTCTTGACGACAAAGGAGGGGGCCCAAGCCGAGGAGACAGGGAAAAGCATATTTGCAGCCAGCTCCTCTTTCAAGCCTCCGCAGACGCCTCATCACCTTGCCAGCCGGCGTTGTATGCGCTTCCCCTCTCGCTGCTCGTTCGACCTCCACACTTCCAGCCGCGGCCAGCCTATCCGGATCACCCTAGACCGGTAATTCGTTTTAGTTCACACACGGTATGGCGAGGTATTGGGTTTTATTCTGGAGCTTCTGCTCTCCTAATTTAACCTGCTTGCCGCAAGTGGTAGCGGCTTCGTACCCAGGTCCTTCGATCTCTCCATCCGCTGTACTGTAGCTCAGTGCCTCTTGAGTGTACTTGACTTGGCACCAGCCATGCGCACGTCTGGCATCTGGCGGTGCTCAGAGCCATCGCTCTTGTCTCAAGCACTGAACCATCACATCTTGTCGTGCGGAGTACTGGTCTATAATATGCAGTAAATGCCCACTCAGGTCAGGCAACAATATCACAAGCACAGCTACAGTCCACAGAAAAACTGTACGTGCGTTGATACATGCAAAGCCCACTCACCAACTCCTCTCCCTGCATCTGCCGCAAGCCCCCTCGTGCAGCAAATGCGACGGTACCTGGCAGTTCGTAACTGCTCCAGCGCTGTCTGCTCCGTGCGTCTGGCGGCGCCCAGGGGACCCCAGCGCCTAAATCTCCCCTCTGCATAGCGCTCTGCACAGCGCTCTGCAGCGGCGCTGGGCCCGCCTCGTTAGCGCTACAAGCTGCTATTGAGCTGGTACTTCGGGGTACTCCGGACCCCCATAAAGTTAGCACGCCGGCCGTCCTCGTCTACGCCACTTACTGCCCTGGCGCTCAGGCCTGGGGgcgctctctctccaccTTTTTGAAAACGTCGACCGCACGACACCTGCGCCGGCCTTCTGTCGCGAGCCTCTCGACCTCTTCCACCCCACCTGCGCCGAACCGCGACGTCTTCGACTTCAAATCGACTCAGCCGAACTGACTTAAACCTCGGGTCTGTTCCTGTTCCTGATCCTGCTTCCGTCCAGCCGCTGCCGGGTTCCAGCTCTCTGCCCTTCACCATCGCCGCTCTCGTCCATCGCACCGCAGCATCGCTCGATCCGCGTCCTTGGCGATCGACTCAGCCTGTACCATCCCGCTCTACCTCGTCTCTCCCCTGGCCGCAGCGCCTTgctaagctgctgctgctgctccagctcctgcaCTGGCGTCGTGCGTTGTCAGCATTCGCTGTGC from Trichoderma atroviride chromosome 3, complete sequence encodes the following:
- a CDS encoding uncharacterized protein (TransMembrane:1 (o39-57i)), which encodes MLFPVSSAWAPSFVVKRRGLIHGANTDSKAKQANKGRCGWMGGGFSMGWLIHLALALHEQQKQKQSTGAQAARRMMVEVVSADEIRDGSPSKPRRASGSIDG